A DNA window from Lachancea thermotolerans CBS 6340 chromosome G complete sequence contains the following coding sequences:
- the CPR1 gene encoding peptidylprolyl isomerase CPR1 (highly similar to uniprot|P14832 Saccharomyces cerevisiae YDR155C CPR1 Cytoplasmic peptidyl-prolyl cis-trans isomerase (cyclophilin) catalyzes the cis-trans isomerization of peptide bonds N-terminal to proline residues binds the drug cyclosporin A), giving the protein MSQVYFDVEVDGQPLGRIVFSLYNDVVPKTAENFRALCTGEKGFGYAGCPFHRVIPDFMLQGGDFTHGTGVGGKSIYGGKFPDENFSKKHTKPGLLSMANAGPNTNGSQFFITTVPCPWLDGKHVVFGEVADGFDVVKKIESLGSPHGTTRGRILISKSGEL; this is encoded by the coding sequence ATGTCTCAAGTGTATTTCGACGTCGAGGTTGACGGCCAACCATTGGGCCGCATTGTGTTCTCTTTGTACAACGACGTTGTGCCAAAGACCGCCGAGAACTTCAGAGCTCTCTGTACCGGCGAGAAGGGCTTCGGCTACGCCGGCTGCCCATTCCACAGAGTGATCCCAGACTTCATGCTGCAGGGTGGTGACTTCACCCACGGTACTGGTGTCGGCGGCAAGTCCATCTACGGCGGTAAGTTCCCAGACGAgaacttctccaagaagcACACCAAGCCAGGTTTGCTGTCGATGGCCAACGCTGGCCCAAACACCAACGGCTCCcagttcttcatcaccACCGTGCCATGCCCATGGTTGGACGGCAAGCACGTTGTGTTCGGTGAGGTCGCCGACGGCTTCGACGTGGTCAAGAAGATCGAGTCTTTGGGTTCCCCACACGGTACCACCAGAGGCCGCATCTTGATCTCCAAGTCCGGTGAGTTGTAA
- the RKM5 gene encoding S-adenosylmethionine-dependent methyltransferase (similar to uniprot|Q12367 Saccharomyces cerevisiae YLR137W Hypothetical ORF), with product MTAKLKLLDEDGIYEHLFERYSLLQKHANELKQDLGIVSRSSGDLEVSFEPQPGSHVKEHFNFEIAQSLSSLNSSRDNNNSTTGYVVWSTTPFFLQWLLYSPSGAIFGKGGTIEVEGDASHSAYELPAIFGSRTVDTDESSDVPAAPQHIIVELGAGIAGMLCVALANYVDKYVCTDQKGLLNGLKRNIKHNIDELRLRNMESSTLDFEISRRTALKTELDVLDLDWESFGLKSSNFHTLITPAGPSTVCILSMDVVYNEFLIAPYLRTLKKLLQTYEKSGNTSFAILGIQLRDQDVVEMFLSTAVVQFELKVCAIVDSEIDKTRFGLYYITTQ from the coding sequence ATGACCGCTAAACTAAAACTTTTGGACGAAGACGGCATATATGAGCATCTTTTCGAGCGCTACAGCCTTCTCCAAAAGCACGCTAATGAGCTGAAGCAAGACCTGGGCATCGTGTCGAGAAGCAGCGGCGACCTGGAAGTCTCGTTCGAACCTCAGCCAGGTTCCCACGTCAAAGAGCActtcaatttcgaaatAGCACAGTCTTTATCGAGCCTCAATTCATCCAGAGATAACAACAATTCCACTACTGGGTACGTCGTCTGGTCCACTACTCCATTTTTTCTGCAATGGCTACTTTACTCGCCCTCAGGCGCCATTTTTGGGAAAGGTGGAACAATTGAGGTAGAGGGGGACGCTTCCCATTCGGCCTACGAGCTACCCGCAATATTTGGCTCGCGGACAGTTGACACTGACGAAAGTTCTGATGTACCTGCCGCGCCGCAGCATATTATTGTGGAGCTGGGTGCTGGAATTGCAGGTATGCTCTGTGTCGCGTTGGCAAACTACGTTGACAAATACGTGTGTACAGACCAAAAGGGCCTTCTTAACGGTCTCAAGCGCAATATAAAGCATAACatcgatgagctgcgaCTTAGAAATATGGAATCCAGCACGCTTGATTTCGAAATTAGTCGAAGGACAGCACTGAAGACTGAGCTAGATGTCTTGGATTTAGATTGGGAGTCTTTTGGTCTCAAAAGCTCTAACTTCCATACGCTGATAACTCCAGCAGGCCCTTCAACCGTGTGCATTTTGTCCATGGATGTGGTTTACAACGAATTCCTAATAGCACCCTACCTTCGAActctcaagaagttgctTCAAACCTACGAAAAATCTGGCAACACATCGTTTGCAATACTGGGCATACAGCTTCGTGACCAAGATGTCGTTGAGATGTTTTTGTCTACAGCAGTAGTTCAATTCGAACTTAAAGTCTGCGCTATTGTAGATTCAGAAATTGATAAAACGCGGTTTGGTTTATACTACATTACAACTCAATAA
- the HOM2 gene encoding aspartate-semialdehyde dehydrogenase (highly similar to uniprot|P13663 Saccharomyces cerevisiae YDR158W HOM2 Aspartic beta semi-aldehyde dehydrogenase catalyzes the second step in the common pathway for methionine and threonine biosynthesis expression regulated by Gcn4p and the general control of amino acid synthesis) — translation MCAKKAVGVLGATGSVGQRFILLLADHPDFELKFLGASPRSAGKKYIDAVNWKQTELLPEFAKDIVVSECKASAFKDCAVVFSGLDAEYAGPIEKEFRDAGLAVVSNAKNYRRESDVPLVVPIVNPEHLEIVGQKLETAKKAGAAKPGFIVCISNCSTAGLVAPLKPLVDSFGPIDLLTTTTLQAISGAGFSPGVSGIDVLDNIVPYIGGEEDKMEWETKKILAPLSADKSTVNLLSDDEMKVSAQCNRVAVSDGHTECISLRFKNQPPPSLEQVKQSMRDYVCEASKLGCHSAPKQTIHVLEQNDRPQPRLDRNRDNGYGVSVGRVREDPVLDYKMVVLSHNTVIGAAGAGILIAEILLAKNYI, via the coding sequence ATGTGTGCAAAGAAAGCCGTTGGTGTCCTCGGAGCCACTGGTTCCGTGGGCCAGAGATTCATCCTGCTGTTGGCAGACCACCCAGACTTCGAACTGAAGTTCCTGGGCGCCTCCCCAAGATCCGCCGGCAAGAAGTACATCGATGCCGTCAACTGGAAGCAGACCGAGCTGCTGCCCGAGTTCGCCAAGGACATCGTGGTCAGCGAGTGCAAGGCCTCCGCCTTCAAAGACTGTGCCGTGGTCTTCTCAGGACTTGACGCCGAGTACGCCGGCCCAATTGAGAAGGAGTTCAGAGACGCCGGCCTCGCCGTGGTATCGAACGCCAAGAACTACCGTCGTGAGAGCGACGTGCCTCTTGTCGTGCCTATCGTCAACCCAGAGCACCTCGAGATCGTTGGCCAGAAGCTAGAGACCGCCAAGAAGGCCGGTGCCGCCAAGCCAGGTTTCATCGTGTGCATTTCCAACTGTTCCACCGCCGGTCTGGTCGCTCCATTGAAGCCTCTCGTTGACAGCTTCGGCCCCATCGACCTGTTGACCACCACCACCCTGCAGGCTATCTCTGGTGCCGGTTTCTCCCCAGGTGTCTCCGGTATCGACGTGCTAGACAACATCGTCCCTTACATCGGCGGCGAGGAAGACAAGATGGAGTGGGAGACTAAGAAGATCTTGGCCCCTCTCTCTGCCGACAAGTCCACCGTTAACCTCTTGTCCGACGACGAGATGAAGGTTTCCGCTCAGTGCAACAGAGTCGCGGTCTCCGACGGTCACACCGAATGCATTTCTCTAAGATTCAAGAACCAACCTCCTCCATCTCTGGAGCAGGTCAAGCAGTCCATGAGAGACTACGTTTGCGAAGCCTCCAAGCTCGGCTGCCACTCGGCTCCTAAGCAGACCATCCACGTTCTGGAACAGAACGACAGACCTCAACCAAGACTCGACAGAAACAGAGACAATGGTTACGGTGTCAGCGTCGGAAGAGTGAGAGAGGACCCTGTCTTGGACTACAAGATGGTTGTTCTGTCCCACAACACCGTTAttggtgctgctggtgccgGTATCTTGATCGCTGAGATCCTCTTGGCCAAGAACTACATTTAA
- the RPA14 gene encoding DNA-directed RNA polymerase I subunit RPA14 (conserved hypothetical protein), with product MRSRRSPHNPLAHPVVMHAGPREHVSQEQAMQFLGRFIREREEEADADASGALAQLRRVERNFKGLPPAVLDTE from the coding sequence AtgagaagcagaagatcCCCACACAACCCGCTCGCGCACCCCGTGGTCATGCACGCGGGCCCTCGCGAGCACGTGTCGCAGGAGCAGGCCATGCAGTTCCTTGGCCGCTTCATCCGCGAGCGCGAAGAGGAGGCCGACGCCGACGCCTCGGGCGCCCTCGCGCAGCTCCGCCGTGTCGAGCGCAACTTCAAGGGCCTTCCCCCCGCCGTTCTCGACACCGAGTAG
- the NHA1 gene encoding Nha1p (similar to uniprot|Q99271 Saccharomyces cerevisiae YLR138W) codes for MAVWSHLEVTKSHVAYACVGVFSAIFSLVSLFAKEKLYIGESTVAVVFGLIVGPHCLDWFNPIEWGNTDSITLEITRIVLCLQIFAVAVELPKKYMLKHWLSVTMLLLPVMTAGWLILALFVWIVIPHVSFPEALLVASCVTATDPILAQSVVSGKFAQRVPGHLRNLLTAESGCNDGMAFPFIYLSLNLLFHSGHGGEIVKDWICVTILYECLFGCILGAFIGYTGRRAIKFAEEKKLIDRESFLAFYVVLAFICAGFGSMLSVDDLLVSFAAGTAFAWDGWFSKKTKESEISTIIDLLLNLAYFVYFGAIIPWQQFNDPEIGTNAWRLVILAIVVIVLRRIPAVLAFKAFIPDIKSWREALFVGHFGPIGVGAVFAAILARSELEGHATGEETPLKQLPEKGSEYWRLIALIWPMTCFFIVVSIIVHGSSVAVITLGRHLNTITLTKSFTTHTTNGKGNSWMQRLPSLDKSGRSFSLQRIDTKASPETLARQETVETSGVPAKPAGGMKRKRRKLRNRIKKDLFRSRTNNGGNGEDSENLDSERLQREKEAQAAAFALSAELHHDDDASDATDIDAEATGTDAETEEGTIEEPLELVDVMDPSEASHTINRLDAISHGEKVDTESLGHQSQKSKPEPSPSNSLEGQSPNQGTTTTSSSNFDEEKLDRESQAASAASMDSYARDLEKLRKDMEAKRDEEEGAVAYTEGNKIIVENKDGEIIDQAELNRKPRDEEEGPDSTTPQDRKSRSRSYSINSLKRALTPPRMRRQTLVDEQANKRYFAYKIDDQLIIENDDGDVLRRYKINPHAEAGAKPAPKRKPTGVVAKALSAVGLSKGSSRAPSENTSGSSAQGDVAQPQSSVAKIRDRRLTPVPTSGAMDVGSSEDEEEESEEDGSSDEESERAIDDEPESASDYDGSEDGSYTDEGFSDEEPETAIERARRLTALGHVSAPRREDDEEFVPGNRETQNAESSGPSNKVKSALSRPFRKQ; via the exons ATGGCCGTTTGGAGTCACCTAGAA GTGACCAAGTCGCATGTAGCCTACGCGTGCGTCGGAGTGTTCTCGGCGATTTTTTCGCTGGTGTCGCTTTTCGCAAAGGAGAAATTATACATCGGCGAGTCGACCGTGGCGGTAGTGTTCGGGCTGATCGTCGGACCGCACTGCCTGGACTGGTTCAACCCGATCGAATGGGGAAACACAGACTCGATCACGCTCGAGATCACAAGAATCGTGCTGTGTCTGCAGATTTTTGCGGTTGCCGTGGAACTGCCCAAGAAGTACATGCTGAAGCACTGGCTGTCGGTGAcgatgctgctgctgccggtGATGACCGCGGGCTGGCTCATCCTCGCGCTGTTTGTGTGGATTGTTATCCCACACGTGAGCTTCCCCGAGGCACTGCTGGTGGCGTCGTGCGTCACGGCGACGGATCCGATCCTGGCGCAATCTGTGGTATCCGGTAAGTTTGCGCAGCGTGTCCCCGGCCACTTGAGAAACCTGCTTACCGCGGAAAGTGGCTGCAACGACGGTATGGCGTTCCCCTTCATCTATCTCTCCTTGAACCTTCTGTTTCACAGCGGGCACGGCGGGGAGATTGTCAAAGACTGGATCTGCGTCACCATACTTTACGAGTGTCTCTTCGGATGCATATTGGGCGCGTTCATCGGGTACACCGGGCGAAGAGCAATCAAATTCGCggaagagaaaaagctgataGATCGTGAGTCGTTTCTGGCCTTCTATGTGGTGCTGGCCTTCATCTGTGCCGGTTTTGGCTCCATGTTGAGTGTTGACGACTTGCTAGTTTCTTTCGCGGCAGGAACAGCCTTCGCGTGGGACGGATGgttctccaagaaaacgAAGGAAAGTGAGATTTCGACTATTATAGATTTACTTTTGAATCTCGCTTACTTTGTGTACTTTGGCGCCATTATCCCATGGCAGCAATTTAACGATCCAGAGATTGGCACTAACGCATGGAGATTGGTTATCCTCGCTATCGTGGTAATCGTACTCCGTAGAATCCCAGCTGTTCtggctttcaaagcctttATTCCAGACATTAAATCATGGAGAGAGGCTTTATTCGTGGGTCACTTTGGTCCTATTGGTGTCGGTGCCGTGTTTGCCGCTATCTTGGCACGttctgaacttgaagggCATGCGACAGGCGAAGAAACGCCGCTCAAGCAATTGCCGGAGAAAGGCTCTGAATATTGGAGGCTGATTGCATTGATATGGCCTATGacttgcttcttcattgttGTTTCCATTATTGTGCACGGATCTTCCGTTGCCGTCATAACACTGGGTCGTCATTTGAACACCATAACTTTGACGAAATCATTCACCACACATACCACTAATGGCAAAGGCAACTCATGGATGCAAAGACTGCCCTCGCTGGATAAATCCGGACgttcattttctttgcagAGAATCGATACCAAGGCTTCACCAGAAACTCTTGCACGCCAAGAAACTGTCGAGACTAGTGGCGTGCCTGCTAAACCTGCAGGAGGCATGAAGAGAAAGCGGAGAAAGCTGAGAAACAGAATAAAGAAAGATTTGTTTAGGTCACGCACCAACAATGGAGGAAACGGCGAGGACTCTGAAAACCTGGATAGTGAGCGGCTACAGCGCGAGAAGGAAGCCCAAGCCGCCGCTTTTGCTCTAAGCGCCGAACTCCATCACGACGATGATGCATCAGATGCTACAGACATAGACGCAGAGGCCACTGGGACGGATGCCGAGACCGAAGAAGGCACCATCGAGGAACCACTCGAGTTGGTTGATGTTATGGACCCCTCGGAGGCTTCTCATACCATCAATCGCCTTGATGCTATTTCTCATGGTGAAAAGGTTGACACAGAATCACTTGGCCACCAGTCACAAAAAAGCAAACCAGAGCCAAGCCCGAGCAACTCATTGGAAGGTCAGTCACCCAACCAGGGCACGACTACTACCTCATCCTCCAACtttgacgaagaaaaacttgacaGGGAGTCGCAAGCAGCGTCTGCGGCATCCATGGACAGCTACGCTCGCGACTTGGAgaaattgagaaaagaCATGGAAGCTAAGAgagatgaagaggaggGGGCTGTTGCCTATACAGAGGGCAACAAGATCATTGTCGAAAATAAGGACGGTGAAATTATAGATCAGGCAGAGCTGAACCGTAAGCCAAgggacgaagaagagggccCTGACAGCACTACACCTCAAGACCGCAAAAGCCGCTCTCGTTCTTACAGTATCAATTCGCTGAAGAGAGCGCTCACACCTCCACGCATGAGGAGACAAACGCTTGTCGATGAGCAAGCTAATAAGAGATACTTTGCATACAAAATTGATGACCAACTAATCATTGAAAATGATGACGGTGACGTTTTGAGAAGATATAAAATCAATCCACATGCAGAAGCCGGCGCGAAGCCAGCGCCCAAGCGTAAGCCTACGGGTGTAGTAGCAAAGGCACTCTCTGCAGTTGGCCTTTCTAAGGGCTCTAGCCGTGCCCCTTCAGAAAACACAAGTGGTAGCTCAGCACAGGGCGATGTAGCCCAGCCGCAAAGCTCTGTTGCCAAGATCCGCGACCGCCGTCTCACTCCAGTTCCAACCTCCGGTGCTATGGACGTGGGCTCAtctgaagatgaggaagaagagagcgaAGAAGATGGCAGCTCAGACGAAGAATCTGAAAGAGCCATAGACGATGAACCTGAAAGCGCTAGCGATTATGACGGCTCCGAGGACGGATCTTATACTGACGAAGGATTCAGCGATGAGGAGCCCGAAACCGCTATTGAAAGGGCAAGAAGATTAACGGCACTTGGTCACGTGTCAGCGCCAAGACgtgaagatgatgaagagtTTGTTCCTGGAAACAGAGAAACGCAGAATGCCGAGAGCAGTGGACCATCtaacaaagtcaaaagCGCTTTGTCGCGCCCCTTCCGCAAACAATAA
- the SAC3 gene encoding Sac3p (similar to uniprot|P46674 Saccharomyces cerevisiae YDR159W SAC3 Nuclear pore-associated protein forms a complex with Thp1p that is involved in transcription and in mRNA export from the nucleus): MSSAVRASAPSSGFSFFNNARNNGSHNGFTKKSHPQKRDKGRKQNRPGKQLSRENLSRSKPNKNASTSAGVGGSATSVKETPWTSPSKVNAAGPYSQVPPEQLGFQRIAHKPRSAPRYLIQQRPRLKPGAFTPDPWDVANQQKMLAIENEISDPTQLWETLKKMREVERGVMEDKRLVDRADSAKDLNDAIVFEGSCQDMCPVFERARRSVENNVVRYEKEDQNSKRISRFKALKVFARPAAAAAPSLPSDVRPPAVLVKTLDYIVSNIVPHLPQCEGFLWDRMRSIRQDFTYQNYSGPEAVDCNERIVRIHLLILHVMAKSDVEYSMQQELEQLHKALITLSEIYDEIRSSGGQSPNEAEFRAYSLLSRPRDPEYDKMAQSLPQDIFNDDIVQLALCFRRIISNSGYSERGHMKTENGLNLYNRFFQLIKSDRVPFLMCSFLEVYVNEIRFYALKSLSHSINRKHKPMPIEYLKEELMFNNESELFAFCEHYSIELGPDGVKVSTLSHHSHNIPETRPLKQSYLLCVEEKLQKTPTSDLINAGKPNFDTLPQAQSLNNSSKGDTALPSISSLSENNPEKQATTYTIQSPAPFSNAEMNTGFGTSLKFGALGNGSSIARNVEAKEQTENEKRDEIQRQKQLKIQQKIEEQRRLKEEREREKQYEIQQEQNRQQEEARRLARDQKELQDKASKLVASSLIQDVVGKLLQKFAKECLAQSKANQKRNELLAEELYQAFLHEKLYFISLETKADLKLQTRTLKAAWNSWGNKLAARRQKREQQKRTLDELTQVGKRLGIPEFKRPRTETPLSSFSFTLPSSSRNRLVHTPINNQESQFRTPVHKNTAIWSPIDLKTVYCDPIAERFKEKLKELKKAPEERSKISIFVFSRSWDSVSSRWLSSKFGFPVSPHQTYTSDDGRVELEVNSARPNFSTRQLENLQLLVFNSGVTEDNIFDLELKLKQDGEKLIELAHGIALNTNYRFSILIIYWESAENPLLNDEISKYLKLNKISRVFAAALDSVEVVKLTGDAPHKVLESSLDKVARHTNLELTERGAYNRSLRLKSPSASTSAYRSSRDIDEKLCSALEQERRKHEQERNRNNTYAYLQSHIAASPRTRMRKLPVLLSESHGNRFKTPLAVRPFVKRTSSYSVPSVPSHLAAKARLAREPGPAPADAALPLPADATPSYSRNQDDTTAATAAAVLPATPSLGSSARCYPGAANTSGISNVTFESPYSTPSARVLPSAGSPAAPVRDASSSVVELRDLIASVKKKLNRR, from the coding sequence ATGAGCTCTGCTGTTAGGGCATCGGCTCCATCGTCAGggttcagcttcttcaataaTGCCAGAAACAACGGCAGTCACAATGGCTTcacgaagaagagccatCCGCAAAAACGGGATAAAGGTAGGAAGCAGAACAGACCAGGGAAGCAGTTATCGCGCGAAAACTTGAGCCGCTCGAAACCCAACAAGAATGCTTCAACTAGTGCTGGAGTTGGTGGCTCTGCGACATCTGTCAAAGAAACCCCCTGGACATCACCTTCCAAAGTCAACGCAGCCGGTCCTTATTCTCAAGTTCCACCCGAACAGTTGGGATTCCAGAGGATTGCGCATAAGCCAAGAAGTGCCCCTCGCTATCTCATACAACAAAGGCCAAGACTAAAGCCTGGTGCTTTCACACCCGACCCTTGGGACGTTGCAAACCAGCAGAAGATGCTCGCAATCGAAAATGAGATATCTGACCCGACACAGCTGTGGGAAACCCTCAAGAAGATGCGGGAGGTGGAAAGAGGCGTCATGGAGGACAAAAGATTAGTAGACCGCGCAGACTCCGCAAAAGACCTAAACGATGCAATTGTATTCGAAGGGTCATGCCAAGATATGTGTCCCGTTTTTGAGCGTGCGAGGAGAAGTGTGGAAAACAACGTTGTTCGCTatgagaaagaagaccagAATAGCAAAAGAATATCCAGGttcaaagctctcaagGTATTCGCTAGGCCggctgctgccgctgcccCTTCCCTTCCTTCAGACGTCAGGCCACCCGCGGTGCTAGTCAAGACTCTGGATTACATTGTCAGCAATATAGTCCCCCATCTTCCACAGTGTGAGGGCTTTTTGTGGGATCGTATGAGATCCATAAGGCAAGATTTCACTTACCAGAACTATAGTGGACCCGAGGCAGTTGACTGCAACGAAAGAATTGTTCGAATTCACCTCCTTATTCTCCACGTCATGGCTAAGAGCGACGTTGAATACAGTATGCAGCAAGAATTGGAGCAATTACACAAAGCTTTAATTACGTTATCAGAGATCTACGACGAGATCCGCAGCAGCGGAGGACAATCTCCAAATGAGGCTGAGTTTAGAGCTTATTCTCTATTGAGTAGACCCAGAGATCCAGAATATGACAAGATGGCGCAATCCTTGCCCCAGGATATATTCAACGATGACATAGTGCAGCTGGCGCTCTGCTTTAGACGTATTATTTCGAACTCCGGCTATTCTGAAAGAGGCCATATGAAGACAGAGAATGGTCTTAATCTTTACAATAGGTTTTTCCAGCTTATAAAGTCCGACCGCGTACCCTTTCTGATGTGCTCCTTTTTAGAAGTGTACGTCAATGAGATCCGGTTTTACGCTCTGAAGTCTTTGTCGCACTCAATTAACAGGAAGCACAAACCAATGCCTATTGAgtatttgaaagaagaattgATGTTCAATAACGAGAGCGAACTTTTTGCTTTTTGCGAGCACTACTCCATTGAACTCGGTCCCGACGGTGTCAAAGTTTCCACGCTTTCTCATCATTCTCACAACATACCAGAAACTAGGCCGCTGAAGCAGAGTTATTTACTTTGTGTCGAAGAGAAGTTACAGAAAACCCCCACATCCGATTTGATCAACGCAGGGAAGCCAAATTTTGATACCTTACCCCAAGCTCAGTCACTTAACAACTCCAGCAAAGGCGACACAGCATTGCCAAGCATCTCTAGTTTGAGCGAAAATAATCCAGAAAAGCAGGCGACCACCTACACGATACAGTCGCCAGCGCCATTTTCAAATGCGGAGATGAACACTGGTTTTGGCACTTCACTCAAGTTCGGAGCTTTAGGGAATGGAAGCAGTATAGCCCGCAATGTAGAGGCCAAAGAACAAacagaaaatgaaaagagAGACGAAAtacaaagacaaaaacaACTTAAAATACagcaaaaaattgaagaacaaagaagactaaaggaagaaagagagaggGAGAAACAATATGAAATTCAACAAGAGCAAAACCGccagcaagaagaagcaaggCGCCTCGCGAGAGACCAGAAAGAGTTACAAGATAAGGCCAGCAAACTCGTTGCTAGCTCTCTAATACAAGATGTAGTTGGCAAACTCTTGCAAAAGTTTGCAAAAGAATGCTTAGCCCAGAGCAAAGCAAACCAAAAACGcaatgagcttttggccGAGGAGCTTTATCAAGCGTTTTTGCATGAAAAACTCTATTTTATATCtttggaaacaaaagccgACCTGAAACTTCAAACAAGAACACTGAAAGCAGCCTGGAATTCCTGGGGCAACAAGCTTGCTGCAAGAAGGCAAAAAAGGGAGCAACAGAAGCGAACGCTCGATGAATTGACCCAGGTGGGCAAGCGGCTTGGCATTCCAGAATTCAAGCGGCCAAGAACGGAAACCCCTTTGAGTAGCTTCTCGTTCACGCTGCCGTCATCATCAAGAAACCGCCTGGTGCACACTCCGATCAACAACCAGGAGAGTCAATTTAGAACACCTGTTCACAAAAATACGGCGATCTGGAGCCCAATAGACCTGAAAACAGTATACTGCGACCCCATTGCAGAAcgcttcaaagagaagctaAAAGAACTGAAGAAAGCTCCAGAGGAGCGATCCAAAATCAGCATATTCGTCTTTTCGCGAAGCTGGGACAGCGTTTCATCCCGCTGGCTCTCGAGCAAGTTTGGCTTTCCCGTTAGCCCCCATCAAACCTACACTTCCGACGACGGTCGTGTCGAACTTGAAGTTAACAGCGCGCGCCCGAACTTTTCCACAAGGCAACTCGAAAATTTACAACTTTTAGTGTTCAACAGCGGAGTGACAGAGGACAATATCTTTGACCTCgagctgaagctcaagcaaGACGGCGAAAAACTCATCGAGCTAGCTCATGGTATTGCTCTCAACACTAATTACAGGTTTTCAATCTTAATTATCTACTGGGAGTCCGCCGAGAACCCTCTGCTCAACGACGAAATCTCCAAGTATCTCAAGCTTAACAAAATATCGAGGGTTTTCGCCGCGGCGTTGGACAGTGTCGAGGTGGTCAAGCTCACAGGCGACGCCCCGCACAAGGTGCTGGAGAGCAGCCTCGACAAAGTGGCGCGCCACACCAACCTAGAACTCACAGAGCGCGGTGCATATAATCGATCTTTGCGGCTGAAGAGCCCTTCCGCGAGCACGAGTGCGTACCGCTCCTCCCGAGACATCGACGAAAAGCTGTGCAGCGCGCTGGAACAGGAGCGGAGGAAGCATGAGCAGGAGCGGAACCGTAACAACACGTATGCATACCTGCAGTCCCACATAGCGGCCTCGCCCCGCACGCGCATGCGAAAACTGCCTGTTCTGCTGTCCGAGTCCCACGGAAACAGGTTTAAAACACCGCTGGCGGTGCGACCCTTCGTCAAGCGCACCTCGTCCTACTCTGTGCCCTCGGTGCCGTCGCACCTGGCCGCTAAGGCCCGCCTGGCCCGCGAGCCCGGCCCGGCCCCCGCTGACGCTGCGCTCCCGCTGCCTGCTGACGCGACGCCGTCCTACTCGCGCAACCAAGACGACACCACCGCCGCCACCGCCGCCGCAGTGCTACCCGCTACGCCTTCGCTAGGCTCGTCCGCGCGCTGTTACCCGGGCGCTGCAAACACAAGCGGCATTTCCAACGTCACATTCGAGTCACCATACTCCACTCCGTCCGCCAGGGTTCTACCGTCGGCTGGATcgccagcagcaccagTCCGCGACGCTTCGTCCAGCGTAGTGGAGCTCAGAGATCTCATTGCGTCCGTAAAGAAGAAGCTAAACAGACGTTGA